A genomic segment from Phormidium ambiguum IAM M-71 encodes:
- the rimI gene encoding ribosomal protein S18-alanine N-acetyltransferase: MTHLLTIQSLTPDFLPAVVELDQKCFAGGLWTIDGYKRELDSPNSDILLILEAPGSRGAGVQGCRGAESKDSPCPQSPVPLSPYPQSPIPSPQSPVPNPPLLAMGCQWAILDEAHITIVAVCPNYQHQGLGQAMLLALLSRARQRGLERATLEVKASNQPAISLYQKFGFKVAGRRRGYYQDTGEDALILWLNGLQKAEFTQTLAEWEQRICLRLAACGWVLQMKEIANDKEK; this comes from the coding sequence TTGACACATCTATTAACTATTCAATCTTTAACCCCAGACTTTCTACCAGCAGTAGTCGAACTAGACCAAAAATGTTTTGCTGGTGGACTCTGGACTATAGACGGCTACAAACGCGAGCTAGACAGTCCCAATAGTGACATTTTGTTAATTTTAGAAGCGCCAGGGAGCAGAGGGGCAGGGGTGCAGGGGTGCAGGGGTGCAGAAAGTAAAGATTCCCCTTGTCCCCAGTCCCCAGTTCCCTTGTCCCCTTATCCCCAGTCCCCAATCCCCAGTCCCCAGTCCCCAGTCCCCAATCCCCCACTCTTGGCAATGGGCTGTCAGTGGGCTATTTTAGATGAGGCACACATTACAATTGTGGCTGTCTGTCCCAACTACCAACATCAAGGATTAGGTCAGGCGATGCTGCTAGCTTTGTTGTCTAGAGCCAGACAACGAGGATTAGAAAGAGCCACCTTAGAAGTAAAAGCGTCCAATCAGCCAGCCATTTCTCTTTACCAAAAGTTTGGCTTTAAAGTAGCTGGAAGGCGACGTGGATACTATCAAGATACAGGTGAAGATGCTTTGATTCTTTGGCTAAATGGTTTGCAAAAGGCAGAATTTACGCAGACATTAGCCGAATGGGAACAGCGAATTTGCTTGCGTCTTGCTGCTTGTGGTTGGGTATTGCAGATGAAAGAAATTGCTAATGACAAGGAAAAATAA
- a CDS encoding ATP-dependent Clp protease ATP-binding subunit — protein sequence MFERFTEKAIKVIMLAQEEARRLGHNFVGTEQILLGLIGEGTGVAAKVLKSMGVNLKDARIEVEKIIGRGSGFVAVEIPFTPRAKRVLELSLEEARQLGHNYIGTEHLLLGLIREGEGVAARVLENLGVDLSKVRTQVIRMLGENTEVTPGATQGRTKTPTLDEFGSNLTQMAGEGKLDPVVGRQREIERVIQILGRRTKNNPVLIGEPGVGKTAIAEGLAQRIANSDVPDILEDKRVVTLDIGLLVAGTKYRGEFEERLKKIMDEIRSAGNVILVIDEVHTLIGAGAAEGAIDAANILKPALARGELQCIGATTLDEYRKHIERDAALERRFQPVMVGEPTVDETIEILYGLRERYEQHHKLKISDEAIVAAAKLSDRYISDRFLPDKAIDLIDEAGSRVRLINSQLPPAAKELDKELRQVLKEKDDAVRSQDFDRAGELRDREMEIKSQIRSISQNKKTTETSDNKDVAPVVTEEDIAQIVASWTGVPVNKLTESESEKLLHMEDTLHQRLIGQEEAVTAVSRAIRRARVGLKNPNRPIASFVFSGPTGVGKTELAKALASYFFGSEEAMIRLDMSEYMERHTVSKLIGSPPGYVGYNEGGQLTEAVRRRPYTVVLFDEIEKAHPDVFNMLLQILEDGRLTDAKGRTVDFKNTLLIMTSNIGSKVIEKGGGSLGFEFSSDQNEAQYNRIRSLVNEELKQYFRPEFLNRLDEIIVFRQLSKDEVKEIADIMLKEVFGRLLEQDITLEVTEAFKDRLVQEGYNPSYGARPLRRAIMRLLEDSLAEEILSGRIQTGDTVIVDVDDQGQVKVRPGEKRELLPQAAE from the coding sequence ATGTTTGAACGCTTTACAGAAAAGGCTATTAAAGTGATCATGCTGGCCCAGGAAGAAGCACGTCGCCTGGGACACAACTTTGTAGGTACAGAACAGATCTTATTAGGTCTGATTGGTGAGGGCACAGGTGTCGCCGCCAAGGTACTAAAATCGATGGGCGTTAATTTAAAAGACGCTCGAATTGAGGTAGAAAAAATTATCGGTAGGGGTTCTGGATTTGTTGCTGTAGAAATACCGTTTACCCCTCGAGCGAAGCGCGTTTTGGAGTTATCCCTGGAAGAAGCTCGTCAACTAGGGCATAACTACATTGGCACTGAGCATCTCCTTTTAGGTCTGATCCGGGAAGGGGAAGGGGTCGCAGCCAGGGTTCTGGAAAATCTGGGTGTTGATTTGTCGAAGGTTCGCACCCAAGTAATTCGGATGTTGGGCGAAAATACGGAAGTTACTCCAGGCGCAACTCAAGGACGGACAAAAACTCCGACTTTGGATGAGTTTGGCTCGAACCTCACTCAAATGGCTGGAGAAGGGAAACTCGATCCAGTTGTAGGTCGCCAAAGGGAAATTGAACGGGTAATTCAAATCTTGGGTCGGCGGACTAAGAACAATCCAGTTTTAATCGGGGAACCTGGTGTTGGTAAAACTGCGATCGCAGAAGGTTTAGCCCAACGCATCGCTAATTCTGATGTGCCAGATATCCTCGAAGATAAGCGGGTGGTCACTCTCGATATCGGCTTGCTGGTTGCAGGTACAAAGTATCGGGGTGAATTTGAAGAACGTTTGAAAAAAATTATGGACGAAATCCGCTCGGCGGGGAATGTCATCTTAGTCATAGACGAGGTGCATACTCTGATCGGTGCGGGTGCGGCTGAAGGCGCGATCGATGCTGCTAATATTCTCAAACCAGCTTTAGCACGGGGCGAACTCCAGTGCATTGGAGCAACAACTTTAGATGAATATCGCAAGCACATTGAAAGAGATGCGGCTTTAGAAAGACGCTTCCAACCAGTAATGGTGGGCGAACCAACTGTAGACGAAACTATTGAGATTCTCTACGGTTTGCGCGAACGCTACGAGCAACACCATAAGCTGAAGATTTCCGACGAGGCGATCGTTGCGGCTGCGAAGTTATCCGATCGCTACATCTCAGATCGGTTCTTGCCAGATAAAGCGATCGATTTGATTGATGAAGCTGGTTCGAGAGTCCGATTGATCAACTCCCAACTGCCACCAGCAGCGAAGGAATTGGATAAAGAACTGCGTCAAGTCTTGAAAGAAAAAGACGATGCAGTGAGATCCCAAGACTTCGATCGAGCGGGTGAGTTGCGCGATCGAGAAATGGAAATCAAGAGCCAAATTCGCTCCATTTCTCAAAACAAAAAGACTACGGAAACTTCCGACAACAAGGATGTTGCACCAGTAGTTACCGAAGAAGATATTGCTCAAATTGTCGCTTCTTGGACAGGTGTTCCAGTGAATAAACTCACTGAATCTGAGTCTGAGAAACTGCTACACATGGAAGACACCCTGCATCAACGTTTAATTGGTCAGGAAGAAGCTGTAACAGCAGTATCGCGGGCAATTCGACGGGCGAGAGTTGGCTTGAAAAATCCCAATCGTCCGATCGCCAGCTTCGTATTCTCAGGCCCAACTGGGGTAGGTAAAACCGAATTAGCGAAAGCTTTAGCATCCTACTTCTTCGGTTCTGAAGAAGCCATGATCCGCTTGGATATGTCGGAATACATGGAACGGCACACCGTTTCTAAGTTGATTGGTTCTCCTCCGGGTTACGTTGGATACAACGAAGGCGGACAATTAACCGAAGCAGTACGTCGTCGTCCTTACACAGTGGTACTTTTCGACGAAATCGAAAAAGCCCACCCCGATGTATTCAATATGCTGCTGCAAATCTTGGAAGATGGTCGTTTGACTGATGCTAAAGGTCGGACGGTAGACTTCAAGAACACCTTGTTGATCATGACTTCCAACATCGGTTCCAAGGTAATTGAAAAAGGCGGCGGTTCTTTAGGCTTTGAATTCTCCTCCGACCAAAACGAAGCGCAGTACAACCGCATTCGTTCCTTGGTAAATGAAGAACTCAAGCAATACTTCCGTCCAGAATTCCTCAACCGTTTGGATGAAATCATTGTCTTCCGACAACTCTCCAAAGATGAGGTTAAGGAAATTGCCGATATCATGCTCAAGGAAGTATTTGGCCGCTTGTTAGAACAAGACATTACTTTAGAAGTAACCGAAGCTTTCAAAGACCGCTTGGTACAAGAAGGATACAACCCCAGCTATGGTGCAAGACCTTTACGCCGTGCAATTATGCGCTTGTTAGAGGATAGCTTGGCTGAGGAAATTCTTTCTGGTCGCATCCAAACCGGAGATACCGTAATTGTGGATGTAGATGACCAAGGACAAGTAAAAGTACGTCCAGGGGAAAAGCGCGAGTTATTACCCCAAGCGGCTGAATAA
- a CDS encoding transglutaminase-like domain-containing protein has translation MKYKVGSELVYTINQPSTFIFNVQVVRNEFQKIIAEELHLDPQLPFDELTVDESGNRYIRLVAPQGKLTVNYQATVDLSHFFTDGKTISEVPPAKLPMETFKYLYPSRYCQSDMLFGLVQSEFNDLPPGYSRVAGICDWIYDKVTYLSGSSDSQTSAYDTAMQRAGVCRDFAHLGVGFCRALNIPARFVSVYAYQLDPQDFHAVFEAYLGDRWYLFDATKLAPKEGFIRVGTGRDAADVSVATIFGSVNLEEMNISVDQISEEKADTNTGDAIAIA, from the coding sequence ATGAAATATAAAGTAGGTTCTGAATTAGTTTATACTATCAATCAACCTAGCACTTTTATTTTTAATGTACAGGTTGTCAGAAATGAGTTTCAAAAGATTATTGCTGAAGAGTTGCACCTCGATCCACAATTACCTTTCGATGAATTAACTGTTGATGAAAGCGGAAATCGCTATATTCGCTTAGTAGCACCTCAAGGTAAGTTAACAGTAAATTATCAAGCAACTGTGGATTTATCTCACTTTTTTACCGATGGGAAAACTATATCAGAAGTACCGCCCGCAAAATTACCAATGGAAACTTTTAAATATCTGTATCCTAGCCGTTATTGTCAGTCAGATATGTTATTTGGTTTGGTGCAAAGTGAGTTTAATGATTTACCACCAGGATATTCGAGAGTAGCAGGTATTTGTGATTGGATTTATGACAAGGTAACGTATCTTTCTGGAAGTAGTGATTCCCAAACTTCAGCTTATGATACAGCGATGCAAAGGGCGGGTGTTTGTCGAGATTTTGCTCATTTAGGTGTGGGTTTTTGTCGGGCTTTGAATATTCCAGCGCGGTTTGTTAGCGTGTATGCTTATCAGTTAGATCCACAAGATTTTCATGCAGTTTTTGAGGCTTATTTGGGCGATCGCTGGTATTTATTCGATGCGACAAAGTTAGCACCAAAAGAGGGTTTTATTCGAGTTGGCACAGGTCGAGATGCGGCTGATGTTTCGGTTGCGACTATTTTTGGTTCGGTAAACTTGGAGGAAATGAATATTTCTGTAGACCAAATTTCTGAAGAAAAAGCTGATACTAATACAGGTGATGCAATTGCGATCGCCTAG
- the lepB gene encoding signal peptidase I, with translation MEYKDQKLKDSPKSPLWLKIKENLLILTIALGLALLIRTFIAEPRFIPSDSMIPTLQLGDRLVVEKISYRFHFPEIGDIVVFEPPTQLQIQGYAKDQAFIKRVIGESGQIVSVANGKVYINNQPLTEDYIAEPPDYRWGPKQVPENQVFVMGDNRNNSNDSHIWGFLPKENIIGRAWFRFWPFDRIGFVTKK, from the coding sequence ATGGAATATAAAGACCAAAAATTAAAAGATTCTCCTAAGTCACCATTGTGGCTGAAGATTAAGGAAAACCTGCTCATTTTAACAATAGCTTTGGGATTAGCGTTGTTAATTCGCACCTTTATTGCAGAACCACGCTTTATTCCCTCAGATTCAATGATTCCAACTTTACAATTAGGCGATCGCTTAGTTGTAGAAAAAATCTCCTATCGTTTTCATTTCCCAGAAATAGGCGATATCGTAGTTTTTGAACCACCCACTCAATTACAAATTCAAGGTTATGCTAAAGATCAAGCATTTATTAAACGAGTAATTGGGGAATCTGGACAAATTGTTAGCGTGGCGAATGGCAAAGTTTATATTAATAATCAACCTCTAACAGAAGACTACATTGCAGAACCGCCTGATTATCGTTGGGGGCCCAAACAAGTTCCAGAAAATCAAGTATTTGTGATGGGAGATAATCGCAATAACAGTAATGATTCCCATATTTGGGGCTTTTTACCCAAAGAAAATATAATTGGTCGCGCTTGGTTTAGGTTTTGGCCATTCGATCGCATTGGGTTTGTAACTAAAAAGTAA